Within the Marixanthomonas sp. SCSIO 43207 genome, the region CTTCGCAACGAGTATCAATAAACCAGCATGAATGGCCATCCAAACCAAGCCAATAAAAATAAGACCGAAATTATCAAAGATTAGCGTTAGGTCCATTTTCATTCCAATACTTGCTACAAGAATGTAAATAAAAACGCTACCAAACTTACTTGCCCCGGCCCCTTCATAGCTTTTAGCTTTTGTAAATGAAAGAAGTACACCTATAATGGTCGTTATGGTAATCATCCAGAAAAATGAAGAACTTAAGAAGGTGAAAATATTGCGTGTGATTCCCTTTGGAAAACTATTTACAAAATCTTCAAAAAAAGTGCTTAAATATCCTGCTCCAAAATGAGCAAAACTTACCGTCCCAAAGGCAATGGCGGCTAGTATCATCAAATCTGTTAAAGTAGGATTGCGATCTACGGTTTTTGCATAGTCTGAAACTTTTTGTTTTAAAGCTTCAATTGCAGAGGTGTCAGACTTTAACCACTTGTCAATTCGGGTTGATTTTCCTATTCCTATTAAAATTATAGCCATCCATATATTGGCAACAACAATATCTACAAACACCATCCCACCGTACAACTCTTGATTATAACCATAAATTTCAAGCATAGCCGTTTGATTAGCACCACCACCAATCCAGCTTCCGGCTAGGGTAGATAAACCTCTCCAAACAGCATCTGCTCCGGCTCCTCCCACAGTTTCTGGAGATATAGTTCCTATCAATAATACAGCTAATGGACCGCCAATAACAATACCCACTGTACCTGTAAAAAACATTATTAATGCCTTAGGCCCAAGATTAAATACAGCTTTAATATCGATACTCAAAGTCATTAGTACTAAAGCGGCAGGTAATAAATACCTACTAGACATATAATACAAACTAGAACTACTTTCAACCGTTTCTCCCGTATCTGTTACAGTTGTCCATTCTGGAGCTATTACGCCAAAAGTGGTTAACAAAGCCGGTAAAAAATAGGCCATAAAGAGCGCGGGAACAATTTTATAGAAAGATTTCCAAAATCCCGTTTCTCTTGATGAAGTATAAAATATAAAACCTAAACATAGTATTAACACACCAAAAACAATGGTGTCATTTGTAAATAGGGGAGTGGTGTCAATAATTTTTTCGGCTGTATCTTGCATTGGGTATATAGTTTAGCTGCAAAATACAATTATTTGAATAAAAACCATATGTTAGTCTTTTTTCTTAGGAAGTCTATTTTCTTTTTTCAGCATTTCGTGAAGCATCCATTCAATCTGCCCATTGGTACTACGGAATTCATCTGAAGCCCATTTTTCAATAGCTTTCATCATATCTTCGTTTACACGTAAGGCAAAGGCTTTCTTTTTAGGCATACATTAATTTTCTTCAATAAATTGAGTAATAGTGGTTATAAGTTCTTTAGAAACTGGAAGATTATACTGATTGTATGATTTACTGTTTTCAAGGTCATTTCCTTCTATTTCTTTTAAAACGTGGTTCATTTTTGGAATAACCTTATACATCGCATCTGGTTTTACAGCTTGTAATTTCTCTGCTTCACTAACCTGAACTTGTAAATCTTTATCGCCATTAATTATTAAAACAGGAATAGATAGTTTATCAAGCTCTTCTTGAGGGTTGTATTGCATCCAATTATAAATAAAAGGTTGTATTTGAGGTCTAAAAATAGAAGCTAATCCAGGGCTGTAATTTTGCGCAACACCATTGACACGAAGATCATCAAAAGATTTTCGGGCGTTTTCAACTAGCCCGGGAGCTTGTTTTGATAATTGGTCTACAATTACATCATCAATTTCTTGACCGGCACCGGCTATTGAAATAAAACCATCTGCTTTATCTTTGGCTGCAATCATTCCTACTAAAGATCCTTGACTATGACCGAGGATAAAAATTTTTTCAAAACGAGAGTCATTTTGAAAATAATCTGTCACTGCAATAGCATCATCAATAAAATCATCAAATTTTATTTTTTTTTCATCAATAGTACCAGACTTCATAATTTTTAAAATACGCTTATCATATCGGTATGTAGCTATTCCTTTATTGTATAATTCTTCTGCTAAAAACTTAAGCGAGTTGTTTTTCATCATATTTTGGTTGCCATTTCTGTCTGTAGGACCAGACCCGGCTATTATGATGACTAGAGGTTTTTTTTCAGAAGTTTCAGGTAGTAATAATGTACCTTCAATCAAAGGTGTTACAGCAATTTCTTCTGAAATAAATGGGTTTTGTGCAATACTGTTTCCGAAGCACAAAAAGCAGAATGCTATAAGTAGATTTTTCATAATGATATTGTTTACATATTTAAAGTACCTGTATTTACAACAGGTGAGGCATCTTTGTCACCACATAAAATTACCATTAAATTGCTTACCATAGCAGCTTTTCGTTCTTCATCAAGATCAACTACTTGTTTTTTACTAAGTTCTTCTAGAGCCATTTCAACCATACTAACAGCGCCTTCTACAATTTTATGTCTTGCGGCAACGATAGCTGTAGCTTGTTGTCTTTTAAGCATGGCGCTTGCAATTTCATTTGCATAGGCTAAATACCCAATACGAGATTCTAGAACTTCAATTCCAGCGATAGTTAATCGTTCATCAAGTCCTTTAACCAAAGCTTCATTTACTTCTTCCATACTGGAGCGAAGAGTGATATCTGCATCCATTCCTTCATCTGCAAAATTATCATAGGGATATTTACTGGCTAATTCTCTAACAGCGGCATCGGTTTGAATACGAACAAAATTTTCATAATTATCTACATCAAATGCGGCTTTATGTGTGTCACGTACACGCCAAACCAATATGGTGCTTATAATAACGGGATTGCCTAACTTGTCATTTACCTTAAGACGTTCACTATCAAAATTACGAGCTCTAAGTGATATTTTCTTCTTTGCATACAATGGGTTTACCCAAAAGAGACCGTTTTTTTTAATAGTTCCTATGTATTTACCAAATAGCAAAAGCACCCGAGAACCATTAGGATTTACCAATACAAACCCAGGTAGGCATATAAACGCTAAAAAGAATAAACCGATAAACCAAGGATTTTTTGTCATTAAAATGCCAAGAACCCCTATGATAATTATAATAAAAAATATAAATAGCATTAAATAGCCATTAGCCGGAACAATAGTTTTTTCATTTGACATAGTTTGAAAATTTAATTTGATATTAAAATGATATTAATCAAATATAATTTACTTTTCCATATTTTGCAAGTTTTTATAACAGTAACTTAATTTTAGGAATAGTATCTTTGCTTACAATTTCTTCTGAATAAGCAATAATATCGTATTATGAGACAACCTATTATATTATCTTTTTTAGTTTTCTTAATCACTATGACCTCAATCGCAGCAGATGATTGGGGAAGAAATGGCCATAGAGCAACCGGTGCAATCGCCGAAAAATACTTAACAAAAAAAGCAAAACGCAACATAGCAAATTTACTTAATGGACAATCACTCGCAATGGTCTCAACCTATGCAGATGAAATAAAAAGTGACAACAAATACCGTAAGTATGGTCCTTGGCATTATGTAAACTTTCCTTTTGATGGGACATATGAAACACACCCCAAAAATGAAAAAGGTGATATTATCGTTGCAATAAATACGTGTATAGAAAAACTTAAAGATGAATCTGTTTCAGAAGAAGAAAAAATCTTTCATTTAAAACTTTTAGTACACTTTATTGGTGATTTACATCAACCTTTACATATTGGACTTGCAGAAGATAAAGGAGGTAATGATTTTCAGGTAAGATGGTTTAATGAGGGCACTAATTTACATACGGTTTGGGATACCAAAATGATTGAAGAGTATGAAATGTCTTATTCTGAATTAGCCTTAAACGCAGAAGAATTATCAAACTCACAATTAAATACCATACAAAGTGGTACTGTGATTGACTGGATGTATGAAAGCCGTGCTCTTTGTAAAGATATTTACAGCCAAACAGAAAAAGGAGATAAACTATGGTACCCATATATGTATGAATATATGGATGTTTTGAGAGGACAACTACAAAAAGGAGGAATACGCTTGGCCAAAGTCCTTAACGAGATATTTGGCTAATCATACATTACCGCTTTGAAATTTTATTATGTGTAATATGCTTTTGTCGGCTGCTTTTAAACCTGTCAAAATCTGTTTCTCTTAGTTTTGCATGTTTAGTTTTTCTGCCCTGTACACGCTCGCGCCATAACCTAAAACTAGACGGTTTTAATTGGCGCCGCATAATTTCAATCGTTTCCTGTTCGCTAATGTCAAACTGAAATGTAATAGCATCAAAAGGAGTGCGGTCTTCCCAAGCCATTTCGATAATTCGATCAAGCTCTCTGTCTGTAAACTTTTCTTCTTCTTTTTTCATAAACTGAAAAATACAATTTAATTACTTAATTGTTCTAAAGGTTAAGTTAATTCGAGGGTTTACAGTTTTCTTCGTTTTCGGAATTTGGTGCTTCCACTTCTCTTGTGTAGCTCCTTTCATTATCAAAAGACTGCCGTGTTGTAGCATGATTGACTTTTTTAAACCTTTGTTTTCTTTATGCTTTAAATGAAAGATACGCTCTGCACCAAAACTTACTGAAGCTATCATTGGATTTTTACCTAATTCCTTTTCATTGTCGCTATGCCAACCATTGCTGTCATTTCCGTCGCGGTATAAATTAAGAAGAACCGTGGTAAATGCCTCTTTTGAAACTGTTTCAACCATACTTTTAATCTCTTTTAAAACTGAAGTAAAAGGCAAGGCTTGCATAGTAATGCCAGAGTAGGTGTATGACTTTCCTTTCTCGCCGTACAAAGCAGTAAGGCGTGGTTGCTGGTAAACCTTTCCAAAAACTTTTATATCATCTTGTTGCCAAGGCGTGTTATTTATTAATAATTTGTAAAACTGATTGGCCTTTTTATCTGAAATAAAATTTGGATAATATACTACAGAAGCGTCCGGCAGCTCAAAATGAATAGAATCATTATTTTTTCTGAAGTAAATAAACTCATCATACATATTGGTAAGCCCAATAGATTAAAGCAAATTGAAGAGGAATACGCAGAATCAATACCCATTTGGGTAGTTTCATCGCGGCTTTTTCATCTTGCAGCATATGAATGTGGACGGTAAAAAACACAATTAGCATAGCAATGATACCCCAGGCAGCAATACTTTGAGTGTCTTTATTTAAGAGCATAAATCCAAGTAACATTTCAGCAATGCCACTTAACAAAACCATTGTAGCGTGTGCAGGAATGTAAGGAGGCATAATGCGCTCATACATTTTTGGTTTTCTGAAATGATTTACACCTGCCAAAATTAATAGAACACCCAATAGGTATTGATGCCAAGGTAATATCATGGTTATTTATTTTGTTGTTGGTAGTTTTACTTCTGAAGCGTTTTCTGGAACGGTATAATCTACCGATTCAACAAATTTTATATTGGTCAATTTTGCTTCTCCTAATGGTTCGCCAAACAATCCTTTTTCTTCACTCCAATTATAAAACTTCCATTTATCTGAAATGGCTACACCATCTATTACTTGGTAATTTTCATACAAAATTGCGTGAGGGTTCTCTTCAGCTTTATCTAGACTTTTTCCAAAAGTTACAATGTAAGAGGCATAGTTTAATAAATTTGTCTCATTATCTGCATAAACTTGATACCAATCGTCTGAGGTGTCACCTACATCATTCTTAAAAGAAAGTTTTGCTCTAGAATATGATTTGTTTTTTTCTGAAATTTGCTCAACATCTCCCCAAACGGTTCCTGGGTCTGTGAGTTTAAAGGGCAAAGCAAAAAAGTATGGCCAGGTAAGAATATCAAATCTAGCAGATTTCATATTTGAATTCTCAGGACTCATATATACATCCTTTCCATCATAAATAATGGTTGTGCTGTCCTTTGTAATATACTTTACCTTAGAAGAATTGGTTCGCATGATAAATGTTCCGGCTAATCGCTCTTCTCCATTAAAGTTGAGAGAAATGTCAAAAGAAACATTATTATTATTTAAAAAAGCTTCTTTATTGTGAGTACTCTCAATAGTGTTGGCAAATGCTGTAGAAAGAGACGGTGCTCCATCTCCAATACCGTTATTTTGCTCCGTTGGAATTTTTTCTTCTTGATTCTTTTTTTGATTGGTATTACAACTTGCTAGAAGTAATACTACGCCTAATAATAGATATAATTTTTTCATGCCATAAAAGTATAAAACCAATCTTAACTTATAATCCACTTTATATTTATTTTATAATTTGAAAAATGAAAACCCC harbors:
- a CDS encoding alpha/beta hydrolase, with protein sequence MKNLLIAFCFLCFGNSIAQNPFISEEIAVTPLIEGTLLLPETSEKKPLVIIIAGSGPTDRNGNQNMMKNNSLKFLAEELYNKGIATYRYDKRILKIMKSGTIDEKKIKFDDFIDDAIAVTDYFQNDSRFEKIFILGHSQGSLVGMIAAKDKADGFISIAGAGQEIDDVIVDQLSKQAPGLVENARKSFDDLRVNGVAQNYSPGLASIFRPQIQPFIYNWMQYNPQEELDKLSIPVLIINGDKDLQVQVSEAEKLQAVKPDAMYKVIPKMNHVLKEIEGNDLENSKSYNQYNLPVSKELITTITQFIEEN
- a CDS encoding DUF819 domain-containing protein, whose amino-acid sequence is MQDTAEKIIDTTPLFTNDTIVFGVLILCLGFIFYTSSRETGFWKSFYKIVPALFMAYFLPALLTTFGVIAPEWTTVTDTGETVESSSSLYYMSSRYLLPAALVLMTLSIDIKAVFNLGPKALIMFFTGTVGIVIGGPLAVLLIGTISPETVGGAGADAVWRGLSTLAGSWIGGGANQTAMLEIYGYNQELYGGMVFVDIVVANIWMAIILIGIGKSTRIDKWLKSDTSAIEALKQKVSDYAKTVDRNPTLTDLMILAAIAFGTVSFAHFGAGYLSTFFEDFVNSFPKGITRNIFTFLSSSFFWMITITTIIGVLLSFTKAKSYEGAGASKFGSVFIYILVASIGMKMDLTLIFDNFGLIFIGLVWMAIHAGLLILVAKLIKAPYFFLAVGSQANVGGAASAPIVASAFHPSLATVGVLLAVFGYAIGTVAAILCTILMQLAAVS
- a CDS encoding alpha-ketoglutarate-dependent dioxygenase AlkB, with protein sequence MYDEFIYFRKNNDSIHFELPDASVVYYPNFISDKKANQFYKLLINNTPWQQDDIKVFGKVYQQPRLTALYGEKGKSYTYSGITMQALPFTSVLKEIKSMVETVSKEAFTTVLLNLYRDGNDSNGWHSDNEKELGKNPMIASVSFGAERIFHLKHKENKGLKKSIMLQHGSLLIMKGATQEKWKHQIPKTKKTVNPRINLTFRTIK
- a CDS encoding Arc family DNA-binding protein; the protein is MPKKKAFALRVNEDMMKAIEKWASDEFRSTNGQIEWMLHEMLKKENRLPKKKD
- a CDS encoding TIGR03643 family protein gives rise to the protein MKKEEEKFTDRELDRIIEMAWEDRTPFDAITFQFDISEQETIEIMRRQLKPSSFRLWRERVQGRKTKHAKLRETDFDRFKSSRQKHITHNKISKR
- a CDS encoding SPFH domain-containing protein, with the protein product MSNEKTIVPANGYLMLFIFFIIIIIGVLGILMTKNPWFIGLFFLAFICLPGFVLVNPNGSRVLLLFGKYIGTIKKNGLFWVNPLYAKKKISLRARNFDSERLKVNDKLGNPVIISTILVWRVRDTHKAAFDVDNYENFVRIQTDAAVRELASKYPYDNFADEGMDADITLRSSMEEVNEALVKGLDERLTIAGIEVLESRIGYLAYANEIASAMLKRQQATAIVAARHKIVEGAVSMVEMALEELSKKQVVDLDEERKAAMVSNLMVILCGDKDASPVVNTGTLNM
- a CDS encoding S1/P1 nuclease — translated: MRQPIILSFLVFLITMTSIAADDWGRNGHRATGAIAEKYLTKKAKRNIANLLNGQSLAMVSTYADEIKSDNKYRKYGPWHYVNFPFDGTYETHPKNEKGDIIVAINTCIEKLKDESVSEEEKIFHLKLLVHFIGDLHQPLHIGLAEDKGGNDFQVRWFNEGTNLHTVWDTKMIEEYEMSYSELALNAEELSNSQLNTIQSGTVIDWMYESRALCKDIYSQTEKGDKLWYPYMYEYMDVLRGQLQKGGIRLAKVLNEIFG
- a CDS encoding DUF6503 family protein; amino-acid sequence: MKKLYLLLGVVLLLASCNTNQKKNQEEKIPTEQNNGIGDGAPSLSTAFANTIESTHNKEAFLNNNNVSFDISLNFNGEERLAGTFIMRTNSSKVKYITKDSTTIIYDGKDVYMSPENSNMKSARFDILTWPYFFALPFKLTDPGTVWGDVEQISEKNKSYSRAKLSFKNDVGDTSDDWYQVYADNETNLLNYASYIVTFGKSLDKAEENPHAILYENYQVIDGVAISDKWKFYNWSEEKGLFGEPLGEAKLTNIKFVESVDYTVPENASEVKLPTTK
- a CDS encoding MauE/DoxX family redox-associated membrane protein, translating into MILPWHQYLLGVLLILAGVNHFRKPKMYERIMPPYIPAHATMVLLSGIAEMLLGFMLLNKDTQSIAAWGIIAMLIVFFTVHIHMLQDEKAAMKLPKWVLILRIPLQFALIYWAYQYV